TTTCAACAATTAATAGAATGTACGGTCacgaaaaaataaatttcaatcaATGTGCCCAACCTCTTGGTATTAAAAAtgtaacaatatttttattaaaaggaTAAGTGCGAAGAAAGGTTATGCCAAATCTCTTTTTGTAATATGTATTGTAATGAATACTAAAGCTGTTTGATGTAAATTGAAGATGAGGCTCATGCTAAAGTTTTGCAGTTCGCTTCCTTGTATCTTAATAAATGTAAACACCTGAATAGGTAACTCAACTCTTTTGGTATATGGTTCTCAATAAAACATCCAGCTTTCAAAGAATAAGTTGATTTCCTGAGGTTACTGTTTGGGGCTTATCTCTTGCACTTCTCATTACACGGATCTGTTTGTATCTGTTGCCATCTGATGATAAAACTGGGAAAAACTTCCTTAGTGTTCTTTATGGTTTTCCAGTATAAAAACTTCTGGATTCTGTTAATAACAAGAggattcaaaattattatttctatTGTAGTTATAGTACCTTGTGGTATAACAGTTAGTCAGTCGTTTGCCTTTTCCTTCAAGGGGCTTTACTTGCTCTGTTGGGAAATGTGTTGAGGTGGTTGGATACCTAATATCTACATAAGTGGATCACTTTGATTTATGAATCTTTATTTGCTCCATTGACGCGTGTTTCTTCTAATTCTTGCCACCTGCAAACCAAAGGCATTTTGGTGCTTAACGGGAAGGTCATCTCTTTGTCTTGTTTTTTACAACATCTACGTTACATTCTCAACCCTGTAATTTAGAGCTCTACCGTTTTGATATTGTGTAATGTTGTATGAATTAAGACAGAATGAGTCCATCTTCACTTTCTTTACTTCTATATCTCAGCACTCTTAAGTTGATTCATTCAACCAAGATGGACGCCTGCGACTAAGAGAAATCTGAACTATATTTGATTCACTTTCCGGCggttatattttttcattgatgtcTTGTTCACCCACTTCTTCAAGAATTCATTAATGTTCATAAATTAATGCACATATGTGGGAAACTATCTCTAGATTTGTGAAAATCATTTCTTTCTCCTTCTACATGATACCAGGATTTCCCATTAAACCTGTCTACTTGCTGCAGGCGCCGGACTGAGGTAGAAGAACATGCTGCTGCGGCCGGTTCGTGGATACGACTGACTTAAGCTTTTATTTTCATGGGTTTGGTGTAGTTGATGAGCTTCCCCAAATTCGAAGATGTAATCTTCTTCCACCCCTCTTAAAAGGGTGTGTTCCTTGTAGATAAAATTTGTTCGGATTGGGTTATGGGAACCAAGACAGTTGCATAACCATGAAAATTGGCATATTTCGATGAGTTCTCAGTGTGTTTTTTCATTTGCCAAAATATGTAGAAGTTTGGATTGTGTCATCTGTTTCACTACctatttaaagcatgaacattgtcaaaaataattttttttaattaaataaaaattaaatttatttacaaatgctaaattttgatatttaaaaatacctatatatAATCTTCAAAACGGTATCAGCAATTTAGatgcttgaaaaaataaattagatcTGACTTACATATTTTGTATTATTGTAATTTTTAGTTAATATGTTATgcattaatttatattaataatgttTACTGTTAAtactttaaattataattttctagtataaatttaatgtaaattataatattttaattatgcttTGGTTATTCATGTAAAGAAAATAATCATGGTAAAAAATTcgttaatatatttgaaattaaaagataatttttttaaaaaactgaaAAAGACAGTTCTTGATTTAAAGGTAAAAAATGaccttttaaaataatcttatgGCTCAAGTCAAATAGGCCGAGTGACATCTTACTCTAAAAACGAGAATGACTCGAATTCGAGTCACCCTGACACAAATCTAGGAAAAACAAAATCCCTTTTATTTATGCATGCTCGCTTCTTGTGCGCCGTATCTGTTAATCTTTCTAACATTCGAATTTCATTAATCATCTTTAAAACAGATATGGATGAATGAATCAAAGTTTCATTACAGGAATATAAATTACAAATCTGCAAAAACACTGTAAGTTTTAGAGTCCACAACAATGAGCCTTACTGCAGCCACAGCAGCTGCAACAGACATGCAGCTGAAGAAAATCACATTAAGCCAATGCCAATTCTTCTGCAGAGAAATTAGCTTATTTTTCTTGGCCACGAGATACATGTGGTTAGCAAGAATGAACGTGAGAGGGAATGTGCTGACAGCTCCGGTCAGGCTCATGAAATCTCCCAAGAACGGAAGCAATGCGGCCACCAACGTAGTCACTGCCAAGTAGCTGCCTCTCACGAGGATCCGGAAACTCAGATTGCGTATAGACAGAGCGCTTCCGGTGATTCCATACTTCGTATCCACGTACTCGTACATCGGACTTGCAAAGATCTTAAAAACAAGTAGCAGTTGGTGCATTTTGTGTTAGCATGTTAGCTAAATAACAAAGAGCAAGCTATGATTAAcagcaaaaacaaaaaaagcaaACTTACACAAAATTTTGACTAGTTAAAAAGATCGAAATCCAAAACAGTCTCTATCCATTGACATCGGTTTTCGAAAGGAGTCAATCAATGTTAAGTTTAGAACTATGAAAAGTTTCAGGCTTTTGCAGATTTTCACGAGATTAGAAACCAAGAAGAGTAGTAAAATTGAATGAAGGGGTGCTTACATGCAAAGAGATGACAGTTTGCAGGAAAGCTGAGATATTAGCCAATGTCTTCACCCAAACCGGACCACTCACACTGTTAAGCAAGTAGGTCGATGTACCCGATCCATAAGCCCAGTAACCCATAAACGTGACTGCAAACATCGGAAGAACTCCCACTGTGAACTGAAAATACAGTGCCCTCATCATGTTCTTCACAACTGGTTGCCTAACTGTCGCCTGCCAAATCCTAATCGTTAGTAATCTAGTCGAGTACACGGTCAGGGCCGGATCACTAGCTTCTATATCTAACCTGTATTTCTGGAAGCATTCCGGTATTGAATGCGAAAACAAGATTTGCAGATGCACCAATCGTCGTAAAGATCCTGTTCGTCTTTGATCCTGGGATACCGTAATCTCTGGAAGACGCTTTGGTACCTGATAGAAGACATTATTCTATACATGATCTTGAATGGATATATTTAGGATTGTGGAGTGTCAAGAATTTGAAGACATGACTTACCATCTTTTAGCGCGAGCCCGAATGCTATAACGATGTAGATGAGACTGAAGAGAGTTGAGAATGCAAGCCAGAGCCGGAGTGCTGACAAATGGGGTATAGAAACGGCGAAGAGAGCGCACCCGAACCCGGCTAAGGCGATGAAGTATGGAAGCTTCATGTCATTATTGTCCTGGAATAGTACATACACAGCCTGTACGCGCATGTTTCACCACAGTCAAATTAATCGAAAGATATGTACATTTGGGATTTTGTAAATCATTCGAATTTCATTCAAATTGACATTTATCGATTTTATCTATCCTGAAAAAAACATCTTAATCTTATTTacctttcaaaaaataattaaccaTAACATTAATTAACATAtggttttaattttttcataataataattataaaataaatttcattcTATCAACATAAGGATGTCAATCGAGTAGGTTGGATCGGGTTGAGCAATAAtactatttaaaaattgttcaacccgaacccgaagctgATCAAccagagtttaatttttttaaaaaaattaaataaattcaaaaaaaaaatatttcaatttaaacacataataacaaccCGAAAATCTCAAAcccaaaaatgatttttttcagATTGAACCGTATCGAGTTGATAAGTCGTATCTGATTTTGTCATCCCTATatcaatatcatttttattttaaattagtgatTATCTCTATACTTTCTATATTATATAGCTCAAGACCTTTAGACATCCCAAAATGAGAGGATGGTACCATGGTATGACCCCTCGACCCAATTGTAGTACGACCGTACCCCTAgtcaatataataatatttatattttaatataaatcaaattaattaattttttttaaaaaaaagccgtaagattttaaaattgaagGAAATCCTCACTCCAAAGGAATTAGTCAAAAATTACATTCAAAATATTGTGTTGACTAGACTTGTGTTTGATTTTGTCCGACTGCAGCATTTATGTtagaatatattttcttaaaaagtatgTTCGaattaaaaatagaaatatttttaatacatatttcatgtaatatcaaaatttattcacATCAAAaatatcatgcataaaatttgaatataaaaaaatttatttatttatgtttctaTCTTCAAGCCAAAATCCACCAATCAATCCCAAGAAGAATTCAAATCCCTATGCTAATAAATATATGCAATAGTTGACTTCAAGAATCAATGCCTGTGATCGGGGAAAATGAAATCAACCAAAACAAAGGGCAAATTTACCTTAAGAGCCTGACcagctaaaataatatatcccACGTTGATCATGAAAAGATTCACATATTGCAATCCCCATGTCAGCTTATAAGCCTTTCTACCTGCAAACCAAACCAATTAAATCATTCTTCTTCATTCATAATCGAGTCGAAAAACTACTAAAATTGTCTTGTAAATTGATCTATTTTTACATTTAAGATgagaaattaatttattatactaAGATCAAATTTTGACAAGTTAATGATTTGCGGAAACGAAAAATATgacatatatataaaaccaaAATGTAGAATTACCATAAATGAATCCGGCAAGATCTCTGTATCTAATATGTCTCTTCCCTCCATGTTCATGTAACTTGGCAACAAGAGAATTGGCGTAGAGAGATATGGCGGCGGCCAAGATAAGCCCAATCACACCGCCAACCCAACCGAGCGGGACCATCACGGTGCCGGAATATCCCAGAACATACGCGCTGTTGATACCAGTGGTCAGCACAAATCCCACTTGGAACCAAGAATCTAACACCCAAAAAACACACACATtcagaaaatttgaaataaataaaaaaacatctgacaaaataaacaacagaatatttttaaaaaaacaaaacaaaacaaaagaaaccatGGCTGATTTGATGAGCAGTTTCTGGGATTTGAGCCGCAGAATCATCGGCAGAATGAATCTTCCCACCACCAGCACCGGAGCCATCTTCGAcatccatcttcttcttcttcttcttcttggtGTATTTGTTATATGAACATACGAGAAGGAAAAGGAAATCAAAGGGCAGCTGGACCACGTTGATCTCTTCGTATCTCTATTACTTGATTTAATTCGCTGGCTCTATTTATTTTGACCCGGCAATATAAAAATCCCATCAACAGAagaatataatatattcatatatatacatatatatattttttgagaatcAGATACCATATATTGTAAGGCTTTGTAT
This window of the Primulina huaijiensis isolate GDHJ02 chromosome 3, ASM1229523v2, whole genome shotgun sequence genome carries:
- the LOC140973942 gene encoding proline transporter 2-like, yielding MDVEDGSGAGGGKIHSADDSAAQIPETAHQISHDSWFQVGFVLTTGINSAYVLGYSGTVMVPLGWVGGVIGLILAAAISLYANSLVAKLHEHGGKRHIRYRDLAGFIYGRKAYKLTWGLQYVNLFMINVGYIILAGQALKAVYVLFQDNNDMKLPYFIALAGFGCALFAVSIPHLSALRLWLAFSTLFSLIYIVIAFGLALKDGTKASSRDYGIPGSKTNRIFTTIGASANLVFAFNTGMLPEIQATVRQPVVKNMMRALYFQFTVGVLPMFAVTFMGYWAYGSGTSTYLLNSVSGPVWVKTLANISAFLQTVISLHIFASPMYEYVDTKYGITGSALSIRNLSFRILVRGSYLAVTTLVAALLPFLGDFMSLTGAVSTFPLTFILANHMYLVAKKNKLISLQKNWHWLNVIFFSCMSVAAAVAAVRLIVVDSKTYSVFADL